The DNA sequence TTTTCCTGAAATGATCCTACCTATTCGCATTATCAGCAGATCTATATGCTTTTCTCACTTTTTTAAAGAAAATATCGTCTTTAGTAAATCCAACCAAATTCGATCAAATTCAATTAATCCGGAACGACAGATTAACAATGTCCTGATCAAATTACATCAAAACAGATCAAATAAAATTATTAAACTATAATTTACTTAACTATATAAAACACCCAACTTGGGAACACCTTGGGAAAAGAATCGTTCTGAAATTTTGATTTTTGGAGGCATTCAAAATGTATCATTCAAAACTAAAAATTATGCCTTCAGAAATTATTACAACAGACGACCTCCGGGAATTCAAGATCGAATTACTCACCGAGTTAAGAAAGATGCTTAACGAACAACGTGGTCAGCCAGCCAAAAAATGGTTAAAATCCTACGAAGTAAAAAAGTTGCTAAGTATTTCTCCTGGAACCCTTCAAAACCTTCGTGTAAACGGAACCCTTCCGTTTACTAAAATTGGGGGACAGATGTTTTACGATTACGAGGATATTCGGAAAATGCTGGAGCCCACTCAGAAACAAAAAAGGTTTAGCTTCGATCTGAAGCGATGAACTACATCAGACACCTGAATGGATTTTTTGCACGGCTGGCTGAAGACAACCGCATGTCATCTTATCACATCAGCCTGTATTTTGCCCTGTTTCAGCAGTGGAATGCTGACCGGTTTGGGGAACAATTTGTCATTACCCGGGCAGAAACAATGGAAATTTCCCGATTAGGTTCGGTTAATACATACGCCCGGTGCATGAAGGAACTATCCCAGTGGGGGTATATCCAATACATCCCTTCATCTAATATACATTCAGGCAGCCGTGTCTCCTGTATCAGATTTGATACTGCAACTGATACCGCAAGCAGTACAGGAACAGATACCGGTATTGAAAATGATACCGCTGGTGATACAGGAACTGATACCGGAAGGAATACCGATACATCCTGCAATCTCATAAATGATACAGCAACCGATACTGCAAGGAATACCGGTATTAAAAATGATACAGCTGGAGATACCGGAACTGATACAGCAAGTGATACCGGTATTTCCAGCGATCTCAAAAGTGATACTGGAAGAAATACCGCTGGCGACAAAATTGGTGGTGCCGGTATCAAAAATGATACTGCTAGTGATACAGCAACTGATACACCTTTTATAAACAGTTTAAACAAAAACAAACAAGAAGAAGAGTCAGTCAGAAGAAATCAAAAATTTGAAATTGATGAAAACGAAAAAAAGCAAAAACGATTCCGAACGACCAATTCCGAAAATCTTCCGGACGAGAAATCTCCGGTTCCGGATATATCCGAAGTCGAACAATTTTTTGAACAGAACCTGTTTCCGCGCAGCGAAGCGCAGAAGTTTTACGCCCACTACCAGTCGTCAGGCTGGAAGACCGGGGATCAGATGAAAATACTTTCCTGGCAGGCCGTTGCCCGGAAATGGATGAACAACACCCAAAGTTTTAAAACAGATGAACGAGAACCCAATCAAGTCGGGACCAGCAAACTTAGCGTCACCGTCAACAAAGATTATTCTGAACCCCTATGAGCAAATCGCCGATTACCGAGGCGGAGTTTTTAATTTCAGTTTCCCGGTCAGCCTGCAATGGATGGATGAACGGGGCAAAATCCTGTTTGGAAAGCATTTTTCTTTGGTCGAATCCGACTTCGAACTAATATACAAGTTGCTGGTTTATGCCATTGGTGACCAGGAAAATGCGGCAAATCACGGAATCAGCCTGAGAAAAGGAATTCTCCTGACAGGCCCAATAGGATGCGGTAAAACCTCCCTGATGCAACTAGTCAGCTACTTTTTCCCAAGAGAGACCCAATACCTCGTCAAACCAACCAGGGAGATCAGTTTTGAGTTTGAAAAAGACGGGTTTGCCGTGATCAATCATTACAGCAAGGGTTCATTTGTCAGATATGCCAATATGCCTCTCCTGCCCAAAGTGTATTGTTTTGATGATTTGGGATTGGAACAAACCCCGAAATACTACGGCAACGAGTGCAATGTGATGGCTGAAATCCTGTTAAACCGCTATGACCTGTTTGTCTCGAAACGGATGATGACACATATAACCACCAACCTTTCCGCTTCAGAATTGGAATCCATTTATGGCAACCGCATCAGAAGCCGGATGCGGGAAATGTTTAACCTGGTAGCTTTTGACAGGGATACCAAGGATAAAAGGGCTTAGGATTAAACGATACAAAGGTAAACACAAAATCAGGTATTAGCCGATGTTTGGTTAGTTGGTTCTGCGGCCTGTTCGCGCTTTGGCTTCGCCAAGGCGCGAACAAGCCTCGATTCAGTGAGGAAGAGTGATCCAAGCCGGTTTAAAGCTCAATTCCAGGCATTCCATGCCTGCATTGACTTTCCCGGACTTGGTCACACTTCCTGTTTTTTTTAGGTTTTCAGGCTGTTTTCATAGCAGAAAATTGTCGAATGTTAATTCCTTCTCCCCAGTTCATCCGGCACATTCGCTTCACTCGCTTTTTCGCTCCCTAATCCCGTTCGTGCCTCACCGGAACCGGTCGCTCAGCCCTCTCGTTCAGCTTATAAGCCGGATTTGAACCCACGGCAAGAGTGGTTCCTTACCTTGCATTTCGCGATGTCCTGCCCAAATTCCATTTCGCCTGCCCCGGCCTTTCCAAACGCACGATTCAAATCACAAAGTCCGGGAACAAGCTTCATTTCATCCCATCCAATCGCTCCATTCCAGTGCAGTAACCACACATGCCTTTTGCCCGCACGCTTTTGTAAGGTTATTGTAATTGTTTTGTAAGCTTAGACTCCTTACGCCAAGCCAAAAAAGAAACTCAAACTTAGCCGTTCTCCCCGCCAGTCCTGCGCACCGTAAAACTGCAAGGCCAGTGCGAGTGTTCCGGTTTTTAACCATTTTCGTTTGTTTTTTAAGCAACTTTCTAAAAGTTAACCGGAACAGCCTTGCATTTTTGCCACAAACGGCAATCCAAAGGACTTTCTTTTTCTTTTTTGTCGTTTTTTCTTCCTCTTTTTGAAAATATTTTGGCTTGTTCTAATTCAAACAAACACAATCAAAGTCAATTAATCTGAAGATTTTGTTTAACAAAGCTACCTCCAAATTCAATTAAAACATATCAAATAGATTAATCAAAACATAATTTGGTTAACCATATAAAACACCCAAGGTGGGAACACCTTGGGTAATTTATAATTTTCGATCCTTCAATTTTGCGATGCCCGGTTTCGGAAAAGTAATTCCTGATCATGACTTGATCATGGTCCGAACGGGAAGAACTCAGTATTCACCTTTAAAATTGAAGCCCTATGTTTGGATTGGACACCATCAGTTGGACCAAATTTACCACCATGCTTTTTCTGCTTTGCAGCGTCTATTACGCCGCAGTTTTCATCCGGGCCTGGCTCAGCCGCTCTGGCCGGACATCCGGTAATCTATTCGAGAATGCCGATGAAACAGACATCCACCCTGAACGGATGCTTCCCATTTTGGTCTCAGCCTCCGATTATCCCGGAGAACTGATTCCTTTCAATCACATTGAGCCTGTTGACCTCAAAGTGGACTTTTATCGAGATAACGGTATTGATGAAGGCTATAATGTCGAACAATTCTACGAAGACCATCTTTCCCACAACCCGGAAATCCTGGAGAACATCCAGTTTCAGTCATAATTTATCCTAGTAATTCATTCTTAAAAACTCAAAGTTTCATGAAAACAAAAGTTCAGTTTTTCTTTAAACGGGCAGAAGCCCTTGTTGCACTACTTATCCTCAGTCTATACCATGCAATGGCGCAGTCCGCTGCCGGTATTGATCAGGCCACAGCCGAAGTAAGTTCCTACATTGACCCGATCTCCAACCTGATCATTGCCATTGGAGCAGTAGTCGGATTGATTGGAGGAGTCCGTGTTTATATCAAATGGCAGAGCGGAGATCAGGATACTCAGAAATCCATTATGGGTTGGTTTGGCGCCTGTCTGTTCCTGATTCTGGTGGGTGTCGTAATCAAAGCATTCTTCGTCTAATGCTGGGCTATCCAGTCAAAAAGGTGGATACCCGGTTGTATATCAAAGGGCTTTCCGGCCCTTTGGTATTCCGGGCACTGTATGGCATCATTGCTACCTTCTTTTTATTCTCGGCACTCTACATTCTGGCCGGGGTTTTTCCGGCAGTGCTGATCGGAGTTCCAGCTTTCTTCGGATACCTCTACCGGCTCAATACCATCCAGAAGAAATACGGTCCGGAAGGATGGGGCAAGAAACAGACCGCCAAGAAACTGCCCCAATTTATTAGTTGCAAACGACGAATCCATCAAATTCACACAGCATGAAGATCAAGAACCTTGAGAGTATATTACCTGTAATGGGATTTAACGGTGATGTTCTGGTCTCCAATAACCTCGATCTGACTATCGGTTTCCGACTTAGGCTTCCGGAAGTTCTGTCATGCAGTACCGAGCAACTTTATATGTTGCACGATACTTTTCAGCGGATGATCAACTTGCTGCCTGCCGGAAGTTTTATCCATAAACAGGATTTTTTCCTGATCAACGAATTCCATCCGACGGAATCGGAATCAGAAATAACCGGAGCAAAGGAAAGCCTGAATGAATCTTATCTGGAGCA is a window from the Aquipluma nitroreducens genome containing:
- a CDS encoding P-loop NTPase family protein; protein product: MNENPIKSGPANLASPSTKIILNPYEQIADYRGGVFNFSFPVSLQWMDERGKILFGKHFSLVESDFELIYKLLVYAIGDQENAANHGISLRKGILLTGPIGCGKTSLMQLVSYFFPRETQYLVKPTREISFEFEKDGFAVINHYSKGSFVRYANMPLLPKVYCFDDLGLEQTPKYYGNECNVMAEILLNRYDLFVSKRMMTHITTNLSASELESIYGNRIRSRMREMFNLVAFDRDTKDKRA
- a CDS encoding helix-turn-helix domain-containing protein gives rise to the protein MPSEIITTDDLREFKIELLTELRKMLNEQRGQPAKKWLKSYEVKKLLSISPGTLQNLRVNGTLPFTKIGGQMFYDYEDIRKMLEPTQKQKRFSFDLKR
- a CDS encoding DUF4134 domain-containing protein: MKTKVQFFFKRAEALVALLILSLYHAMAQSAAGIDQATAEVSSYIDPISNLIIAIGAVVGLIGGVRVYIKWQSGDQDTQKSIMGWFGACLFLILVGVVIKAFFV
- a CDS encoding DUF4133 domain-containing protein — translated: MLGYPVKKVDTRLYIKGLSGPLVFRALYGIIATFFLFSALYILAGVFPAVLIGVPAFFGYLYRLNTIQKKYGPEGWGKKQTAKKLPQFISCKRRIHQIHTA